In Romeriopsis navalis LEGE 11480, the following proteins share a genomic window:
- the rplU gene encoding 50S ribosomal protein L21: MAYAIIETGGKQMRVEPGRFYDIERLAGDADTAVTIDKVLFVNNEGDFTVGQPTIDGATVSGKILKQFRGKKVIVYKMQPKKKTRKKRGHRQEQTRFLVESIKVGGKEIKA, from the coding sequence ATGGCATACGCAATTATTGAAACCGGCGGCAAGCAAATGCGCGTTGAGCCGGGTCGCTTCTACGACATCGAGCGCCTTGCTGGTGACGCAGATACGGCAGTGACGATCGACAAAGTTCTCTTCGTGAACAACGAAGGCGACTTCACCGTTGGTCAGCCCACGATCGACGGCGCAACTGTAAGCGGCAAAATCTTGAAGCAATTTCGCGGCAAGAAAGTCATCGTCTACAAAATGCAGCCGAAGAAGAAAACGCGTAAAAAGCGGGGTCACCGTCAAGAGCAAACACGCTTCTTGGTGGAGTCCATCAAAGTTGGTGGCAAGGAAATCAAGGCTTAG
- a CDS encoding Uma2 family endonuclease, giving the protein MTASKSHAYFSPEEYLEVERLSPIKHEYVQGQMFAMAGASKAHVIIAGNLSALLVGHLRGSGCLSYGADMKVRLPELGLFYYPHLAVTCDDLDRASDENFILSPKLIIEILSDSTEAFDRGDKFADYKTISTLEAYVLVHQKQVLVEQFQRRTDNLWVPGSFAAGDVVEFQSLGLSCAIAVIYENLALLA; this is encoded by the coding sequence ATGACGGCGAGCAAGAGTCATGCCTATTTCAGTCCGGAAGAATACCTCGAAGTCGAACGGCTGAGCCCGATTAAGCATGAATATGTGCAAGGGCAAATGTTCGCGATGGCGGGGGCGAGTAAGGCCCACGTGATTATTGCGGGAAATCTGTCCGCACTTTTGGTGGGGCATTTGCGCGGGAGTGGTTGTTTGTCCTATGGGGCAGATATGAAAGTGCGGCTGCCAGAGTTGGGTTTATTCTATTACCCCCATTTGGCGGTGACTTGTGACGACCTGGATCGCGCCTCGGACGAGAACTTTATCCTTTCCCCCAAACTGATTATTGAGATTTTATCGGACTCGACGGAAGCCTTTGATCGGGGTGATAAGTTTGCTGACTACAAAACGATTTCGACCTTAGAAGCGTATGTGCTGGTGCATCAGAAGCAGGTTTTAGTCGAGCAATTTCAGCGACGGACGGATAATTTGTGGGTGCCTGGGAGTTTTGCGGCGGGTGATGTGGTGGAATTTCAGAGTTTGGGCTTGAGTTGTGCGATCGCTGTCATATACGAAAATCTGGCGCTTTTAGCCTGA
- a CDS encoding helix-turn-helix transcriptional regulator: MKPGSKYYRLFQYLQANNQPEITLSIDYIASLIDGDLSPNAREKRGWWSNRDAPSAVQARAWIQAGYHTAEIHLTQQTITFRKFKTQYNIQKKDGTIVWDHDAIKALRKHMDLTQADFSQELGVRRQTVSEWESGVYRPDRSTAKHLERIAESQNFQPQPDINHP, translated from the coding sequence ATGAAACCTGGCAGCAAGTATTACCGACTTTTCCAATATCTTCAGGCGAACAATCAACCTGAAATTACGCTGAGTATTGACTACATCGCTAGCTTAATTGATGGCGACCTATCGCCTAACGCCCGTGAAAAGCGGGGATGGTGGAGTAATCGTGACGCTCCTAGTGCCGTGCAAGCGCGAGCCTGGATTCAGGCTGGCTACCATACGGCCGAAATCCACCTCACGCAACAAACCATTACTTTCCGCAAATTCAAAACTCAATACAATATTCAAAAAAAAGATGGCACGATCGTCTGGGATCACGATGCCATCAAAGCGCTACGGAAACATATGGATCTCACCCAAGCCGACTTCTCTCAAGAACTCGGTGTGCGCCGCCAAACTGTCAGTGAATGGGAAAGTGGTGTTTATCGGCCCGATCGCTCCACGGCCAAACATCTTGAAAGGATCGCCGAAAGCCAAAATTTTCAGCCTCAACCAGACATCAATCATCCGTAG
- the gatA gene encoding Asp-tRNA(Asn)/Glu-tRNA(Gln) amidotransferase subunit GatA, translated as MASIRELHQQLVNKDRSATEIAQEALKRIDSVDAKVNSFLLVTPEHALAQAKQVDDKIAAGEDIGPLAGIPIGVKDNICTQGTKTTCASKILENFVPPYNATVNQKLLDAGAVMVGKTNMDEFAMGGSTETSAFKKTANPWNTDCVPGGSSGGSAAAVAADECVVSLGSDTGGSIRQPASFCGIVGMKPTYGLVSRFGLVAFASSLDQIGPFGRSVEDCAVLLNTIAGHDPKDSTSLKVEVPDYTTFLKPDLKGKKVGVIKETFGEGLDSSVAAVTQKAIDQLKDLGAEIVEISCPTFRYGIAAYYIIAPSEASANLARYDGVKYGNRVEDASNLLEMYMETRAKGFGAEVKRRIMIGTYALSSGYYDAYYLKAQKVRTLIKQDFDKAFEKVDVLVSPTAPTTAFKLDEKFSDPLSMYLNDLMTIPVNLAGLPGMSVPCGLDSNGLPVGLQIVGNVLREDQIFQVAHAFEQATEWHQQAPKL; from the coding sequence ATGGCATCCATCCGCGAATTGCACCAGCAACTGGTTAATAAGGATCGATCGGCGACGGAAATCGCCCAGGAAGCACTCAAGCGGATTGATTCGGTTGATGCCAAGGTCAATAGTTTTCTGCTCGTCACACCGGAGCATGCATTAGCCCAAGCGAAGCAAGTCGATGACAAGATCGCAGCGGGTGAAGACATTGGGCCGCTGGCGGGGATTCCGATCGGCGTTAAGGACAATATTTGTACGCAGGGTACCAAGACCACCTGTGCCTCGAAGATTCTCGAAAATTTTGTGCCGCCCTACAACGCCACAGTAAACCAGAAACTGCTGGATGCTGGTGCGGTGATGGTCGGTAAGACCAATATGGATGAGTTCGCGATGGGCGGCTCGACCGAGACCTCAGCGTTTAAGAAGACGGCGAATCCCTGGAATACGGACTGTGTACCGGGTGGTTCCTCGGGGGGGTCGGCTGCTGCTGTGGCGGCTGATGAATGTGTGGTTTCCCTCGGTTCGGATACGGGTGGCTCGATTCGCCAGCCCGCTTCCTTCTGCGGCATTGTCGGCATGAAGCCGACCTACGGTTTGGTCTCACGCTTTGGCTTGGTGGCGTTTGCTTCGTCGCTCGACCAGATTGGGCCATTTGGTCGCAGTGTGGAAGACTGTGCGGTGCTGTTGAATACGATCGCCGGACACGACCCGAAGGACTCTACCAGCCTCAAGGTGGAAGTGCCTGACTACACGACTTTCCTTAAGCCGGACTTGAAGGGTAAGAAAGTTGGTGTGATTAAGGAAACCTTTGGTGAAGGTTTGGATAGCAGCGTGGCGGCGGTGACTCAGAAGGCGATCGACCAGCTGAAGGATTTGGGTGCGGAGATTGTCGAGATTTCCTGCCCGACTTTTCGTTACGGAATCGCTGCCTACTACATCATTGCGCCATCGGAGGCTTCGGCTAACCTAGCTCGTTATGACGGTGTGAAGTACGGCAATCGGGTCGAAGATGCCAGCAACTTGCTGGAAATGTATATGGAAACCCGTGCGAAGGGTTTTGGGGCTGAAGTGAAGCGCCGGATTATGATCGGCACCTATGCGTTGTCTTCGGGGTATTACGATGCTTATTACCTGAAAGCGCAGAAAGTCCGGACATTGATCAAGCAGGATTTTGATAAAGCCTTTGAGAAAGTCGATGTGTTGGTATCCCCAACTGCTCCGACGACGGCCTTTAAGTTGGATGAGAAATTTTCTGATCCCTTGAGTATGTATCTGAATGACTTGATGACTATTCCGGTTAATTTGGCTGGCTTGCCGGGGATGAGCGTGCCCTGTGGTTTGGACAGCAATGGTTTGCCGGTGGGCTTACAGATTGTGGGTAATGTGCTGCGGGAAGACCAGATTTTCCAAGTGGCCCATGCCTTTGAGCAAGCGACGGAATGGCACCAGCAAGCGCCGAAGTTGTAG
- a CDS encoding Uma2 family endonuclease — MTAQLPKRPDTEIIYPDSDGRPMADNTKQFEWIVLIKKNLDALFAERPDVFVAGDLLWYPVEGEPKIRLAPDAMVVFGRSKGDRGSYQQWKEGGVAPQVVFEILSPGNTRREMERKLLFYERYGVEEYYIYDPDAYSLEGWLRHEPGLEPIEAMQGWVSPRLGIRFELLPDNLVIYRPDGEPFLSYEVVKAQVEAVQQEVQQAQQQVQIERQARLDAVPKLRAMGLAREQIADALGLSIEELGPE; from the coding sequence ATGACTGCCCAACTGCCTAAACGTCCAGACACCGAAATTATTTACCCTGATTCCGATGGTAGGCCGATGGCGGATAATACCAAGCAGTTTGAGTGGATTGTTCTGATCAAGAAAAATCTGGATGCACTGTTTGCCGAGCGGCCAGATGTTTTCGTGGCGGGTGATTTGCTGTGGTATCCGGTGGAGGGGGAGCCAAAAATTCGGTTGGCCCCGGATGCCATGGTGGTGTTTGGTCGGTCTAAGGGTGATCGCGGTTCCTACCAGCAGTGGAAAGAGGGTGGAGTTGCGCCTCAAGTTGTGTTTGAAATCCTCTCACCGGGAAATACCCGCCGGGAAATGGAGCGGAAGCTGCTGTTCTACGAGCGGTATGGGGTGGAAGAATATTATATTTACGATCCGGATGCTTACAGTTTAGAAGGGTGGCTGCGGCATGAGCCAGGTTTAGAGCCGATCGAGGCGATGCAAGGCTGGGTCAGTCCGCGTTTGGGTATTCGGTTTGAACTTTTGCCCGATAATCTGGTGATTTATCGCCCAGATGGGGAGCCGTTTCTGAGTTATGAAGTGGTCAAAGCGCAGGTAGAAGCGGTCCAGCAGGAAGTACAACAAGCCCAGCAGCAGGTGCAAATTGAGCGGCAAGCCCGACTTGATGCAGTGCCTAAATTGCGAGCGATGGGGTTGGCACGGGAACAGATTGCAGATGCCTTGGGGTTGTCGATCGAGGAACTGGGGCCGGAATAG